The Candidatus Defluviibacterium haderslevense DNA window CTAAAATTTTTTCTCATTTAATTAATTAAATCAAACTCATCATGTTCAAGGAATTTAAAGATTTTGCAATGCGCGGTGGATTAATTGACATCGCAGTAGGTTTGGTACTCGCAGCTGCCTTCGGTACTATAGTTTCTAGTTTTGTGGATGGTATGTTTATGCCATTAGTATCTAAAATATTCCAATTTGGTGACTTCAAAGAAGCAAAAATTGTTTTAGATCAAGCTGTTTTAGGAGCTGATGGAAAAATTGCCACACCTGAAAATGCAATATATTATGGAACTTTTATTTCCTCAATTATTAATTTCATAATCATCGCGTTTGTAATGTTCTTAATAGTCAAAGCTGTAAATTCTACTAAGAAAACAGAAGTCGCAGCACCTGCTGGTCCAAGTTCAGAACAACTATTAACAGAAATTAGAGATCTGCTCGCAAAAAAGTAAAAATATATAATTAATAAAAAAAGGTCTTAGGTTAATCCTAAGACTTTTTTTTATTTCAAATTCAAAAATAATATATTGATCATTCAACAATTACGATCTCATTCTAATCAATAATTTTATAATTTTTGCTATTTCAATATATTATATTGAAAATTATTACGTTGGCAACGTTTTATATTAATCTTACGTTATATAAATAAGATTCATCTAAAACAAAAAATTATGAAAACTAACATTAATTCAGAAAATCTATTCGATGATATCATCTTCGAAAATCGAAACAAAAATTATGGTGCTTATCAACTTCGAAGAACCTATAATGATCATATGGCTAAGGCAATGTGTTTAACAATAATTATGATAATAACTTTCATTGTTTCTTCAAATATTTTAGCTAAAACTAAATTAAAAATAATCGACCCAATGGTGATAAATGTTAAACCGGATTCTTTAATAATTATAAACTTTCCTACTATACCAAAAACTAAACCTTACTTCAATAATCAAAATCATAAATTTAAAACCACAAAAGTTGTAACTCCAAGAATTGTTAATGACAAAGAAGACATAAAAGAAATTAATATTCCAACCGTCGATGAAATCAGATTGGTATCCATCGGGACTGAAACTTCTGATGGTGATACTCTTACAAATATAAATGGTATCGAGCAAGGTGATATTATTAAAACTGGAACATTAACTGGATCATCTGAATCCACTTTTGTTGATTTTGCTGAAGTCATGCCCAGTTTTCCTGGTGGTGCTGAAAAATTATATAAATATTTACAAAAAAATATTAACTACCCTAATATTGCTCGAGAAAACCGAATTGAAGGTACCGTTATCGTTGGGTTTATAGTTTCTCAATTTGGTGAAATACTTAATGTTGAAGCTATGAGAAAAATTGGTGGTGGTTGTGATGAAGAAGCAGTTAGAGTTATTTCTCAAATGCCTAAATGGAATCCTGGACAACACAGAAATAAAACAGTTGCTGTAAAGTATTCACTTCCACTAAAATTTAAACTGATTAATTAGTCTTTAAATTG harbors:
- the mscL gene encoding large conductance mechanosensitive channel protein MscL: MFKEFKDFAMRGGLIDIAVGLVLAAAFGTIVSSFVDGMFMPLVSKIFQFGDFKEAKIVLDQAVLGADGKIATPENAIYYGTFISSIINFIIIAFVMFLIVKAVNSTKKTEVAAPAGPSSEQLLTEIRDLLAKK
- a CDS encoding energy transducer TonB — protein: MKTNINSENLFDDIIFENRNKNYGAYQLRRTYNDHMAKAMCLTIIMIITFIVSSNILAKTKLKIIDPMVINVKPDSLIIINFPTIPKTKPYFNNQNHKFKTTKVVTPRIVNDKEDIKEINIPTVDEIRLVSIGTETSDGDTLTNINGIEQGDIIKTGTLTGSSESTFVDFAEVMPSFPGGAEKLYKYLQKNINYPNIARENRIEGTVIVGFIVSQFGEILNVEAMRKIGGGCDEEAVRVISQMPKWNPGQHRNKTVAVKYSLPLKFKLIN